A single Scleropages formosus chromosome 4, fSclFor1.1, whole genome shotgun sequence DNA region contains:
- the kifbp gene encoding KIF-binding protein, whose amino-acid sequence MASTYSAEWRSVCEKFRRAQHLTDVESKKDPENDPFRSKYKAREVLKEIYNILKRYDSEDNESEQTGGDHDRDDDHDGEPGCGSAHPGDSAAGLRAARLGAIEYFLGVNHVETEELSAGEEHLMNCMKLLDKCLVSRENVSVFIQARNQLGILWAGRDEIEKAQGFLETAESIYLRYMKEDGQPPTDLAEFFVGEEEELSQQERTRRFEMAYTHTLYYLAQVYKNQEHYEKAGRYCHITLQRQLAFDQFVPLDWAINAATLSQYYITKSCYMEARHCLAAASVIAGLAGEVPSEAAAQESEAENEKREQLRQKRAEIARCWIKYCLNLLQDAKKLLEDNIGELDIERQEELKRARRREEEEKEQGRKSAVLFGSSETSDSICALEEKVSCALPLDFQEARAIFLVGQSHVAEAKEYFQMDGHVTDHIEILQDHSALFSALSFFEEDLERRCKMHKRRVDMLEPICKDLNAQYYLLICRQLQFELAETYYEMMDLKLALANKQDELDAHSIKKFNHLCNASIKYYQKFLDSIRSPEGKFPEKLEEDVLRPALVAKFRIARLHSRIISSDVSAQLQNLSRSLDCYNFVVHYCEENPEARKAVETELELSEEMVSLLPLKIERLRAKKASSN is encoded by the exons ATGGCTTCAACCTACAGTGCGGAGTGGCGGTCTGTCTGCGAGAAATTTCGGCGAGCACAGCACCTAACCGATGTGGAATCCAAAAAAGATCCGGAAAACGATCCTTTTCGCTCAAAATACAAAGCTCGGGAGGTTTTGAAggaaatatataatattctgAAGAGGTATGACAGCGAGGACAACGAAAGTGAGCAAACGGGTGGGGATCACGATCGTGACGATGATCACGATGGAGAGCCGGGCTGTGGGAGCGCCCACCCCGGAGACTCAGCGGCCGGCCTCCGAGCAGCTCGACTTGGAGCGATAGAGTATTTCCTGGGGGTAAACCATGTGGAAACGGAGGAGCTGTCCGCTGGAGAAGAGCATTTGATGAACTGCATGAAGCTACTCGACAAGTGTCTCGTATCCCGGGAGAATGTCTCAGTTTTCATACAGGCCAGG AATCAGCTGGGGATACTGTGGGCCGGGCGAGATGAAATCGAGAAGGCGCAGGGCTTTCTGGAAACCGCCGAGTCCATTTACCTTCGCTACATGAAGGAG GATGGGCAGCCGCCAACAGACCTAGCAGAGTTCTTTgtgggagaagaagaagaattgtCTCAGCAAGAGAGAACCAGAAG GTTCGAGATGGCATACACTCACACCTTGTATTATCTGGCACAAGTTTACAAGAACCAGGAGCACTACGAGAAGGCGGGGCGCTACTGCCACATCACCCTACAGAGGCAGCTGGCGTTTGACCAGTTTGTACCCCTAGACTGGGCAATCAATGCTGCCACTCTTTCTCAGTATTACATCACTAAG AGCTGCTATATGGAGGCACGGCACTGCTTGGCTGCAGCCAGTGTCATCGCAGGCCTGGCGGGAGAGGTTCCGTCCGAGGCGGCTGCCCAGGAAA GTGAGGCTGAAAATGAGAAGAGGGAGCAGCTTCGTCAGAAGAGGGCAGAAATTGCTAGATGTTGGATCAAATATTGTCTTAATCTCCTGCAAGATGCCAAGAAACTTCTGGAG GACAATATCGGGGAGCTTGATATTGAGCGGCAGGAAGAGCTGAAGAGAGCTCggaggagggaagaggaggagaaggagcaagGGCGCAAGAGCGCCGTGCTGTTTGGCTCAAGTGAGACCTCCGACTCCATCTGCGCTCTGGAGGAGAAGGTAAGCTGTGCCCTGCCGCTGGACTTCCAGGAGGCCCGTGCCATTTTCCTGGTAGGGCAGAGTCACGTGGCCGAGGCAAAGGAGTACTTCCAGATGGACGGCCACGTGACGGACCACATCGAGATCCTGCAAGACCACAGCGCCCTCTTCAGTGCGCTCTCCTTCTTTGAGGAGGATCTGGAGCGACGCTGCAAGATGCACAAGCGGCGTGTGGATATGTTGGAGCCCATCTGCAAGGACCTGAACGCCCAGTATTACCTGCTCATCTGCCGGCAGCTGCAGTTCGAGCTGGCGGAGACCTACTACGAGATGATGGACCTCAAGCTAGCCCTGGCCAACAAGCAGGATGAGCTGGATGCACACAGTATCAAGAAGTTCAACCACCTATGCAACGCATCTATCAAGTATTATCAGAAGTTCCTGGACTCCATCCGCTCACCTGAGGGCAAGTTCccggagaagctggaggaggacgtGCTCCGGCCAGCTCTGGTGGCCAAGTTCCGCATCGCTCGCCTACACAGCCGGATCATCTCATCTGATGTCTCCGCGCAGCTGCAGAATCTGAGCCGCTCCTTAGACTGCTACAACTTTGTGGTGCACTACTGTGAAGAGAACCCGGAGGCCCGGAAAGCCGTGGAGACGGAGCTGGAGCTCAGCGAGGAGATGGTCAGCCTCTTGCCATTGAAGATTGAACGCCTCAGAGCTAAGAAGGCATCTTCCAACTGA